One Elaeis guineensis isolate ETL-2024a chromosome 10, EG11, whole genome shotgun sequence genomic window carries:
- the LOC105059215 gene encoding uncharacterized protein — VRSILFRRWLAAERWDSCSLRSSILETSRRSPIESSDPTALSIPPRSITTVGHPDSSLGQDDTTSPDVDHPRCIKFKRLDETAKHIMNILDKEAVEKVQAEREIPDLRPGYIVQLKVEVPESKRRVSVLKGIVIARRNAGLNTTFRLRRLVAGVGVDSVFPLYSPNIKEMKVLDKKKVGRAKLYYLGDRMNPHKK, encoded by the exons GTTCGTTCTATCCTGTTCCGACGGTGGTTGGCGGCAGAGCGGTGGGATTCTTGTAGCCTTCGATCCTCAATCCTCGAGACAAGCAGGAGGTCACCGATCGAGTCCTCTGATCCTACCGCTTTATCGATCCCTCCAAG AAGCATAACAACAGTAGGTCATCCTGATTCATCTCTGGGACAAGACGATACTACCTCCCCTGATGTAGATCATCCTCGATGCATTAAGTTTAAAAGGCTCGATGAAACAGCGAAGCATATCATGAAT ATTTTAGATAAAGAAGCAGTGGAAAAAGTACAGGCTGAAAGAGAGATTCCTGATTTAAGGCCTGGATATATTGTTCAGCTAAAAGT GGAAGTTCCCGAGAGCAAACGAAGAGTTTCAGTTTTAAAGGGCATTGTCATAGCAAGGCGAAATGCGGGTCTAAATACAACATTTAGATTGCGTAGACTTGTGGCGGGTGTTGGAGTTGATTCTGTTTTCCCCTT ATATTCTCCGAACATCAAGGAAATGAAGGTCTTAGACAAGAAGAAGGTTGGGAGGGCAAAACTCTACTACCTCGGAGACAGGATGAATCCACATAAGAAATGA